A single genomic interval of Panthera tigris isolate Pti1 chromosome E3, P.tigris_Pti1_mat1.1, whole genome shotgun sequence harbors:
- the LOC122234729 gene encoding uncharacterized protein LOC122234729, which yields MSPARSPWGQDRLCSGILEELQFRHRQWFPAFSTTPRPWSFISQKSIPELPGGPASNQPSVSNNKHVMSRPLQQACYLEDIQILEIIHIGGKTTTSQTQESIVSKMRDLRLAREAEDEPPHPHSPVCSLGCHGEAQVGTGGISWNACQESSASGPAPGRGAASCGPAGVAPEENLLECFHPHAQAVNQRGLAHGQICSRAQPLGDMAFAPRPGEELPFWPSSHLRFSLLLFRPHTTMLQRHFL from the exons ATGTCTCCAGCCCGAAGCCCGTGGGGACAAGACCGTCTGTGCTCG ggaatCCTAGAGGAGCTGCAGTTCAGACACAGACAGTGGTTCCCAGCTTTCTCCACTACCCCTCGCCCTTGGAGTTTCATCTCACAGAAAAGCATCCCTGAACTCCCTGGG GGCCCCGCAAGCAACCAGCCGTCAGTGAGCAACAATAAACACGTTATGTCAAGGCCTCTTCAACAGGCTTGCTATTTGGAAGACATTCAGATCTTGGAAATTATTCACATCGGAGGGAAAACAACTACATCTCAGACGCAAGAAAGTATCGTGTCTAAA atgagggatCTGAGGCTGGCTCGGGAGGCTGAAGatgagcccccccacccccactccccagtctGCTCCTTGGGCTGTCATGGGGAAGCTCAAGTAGGGACAGGAGGAATCAGCTGGAATGCCTGCCAAGAAAGCTCAGCTTCGGGCCCAGCCCCAGGCCGGGGAGCCGCTTCCTGTGGCCCTGCCGGGGTGGCCCCAGAGGAGAACCTGCTGGAATGTTTTCATCCACATGCACAGGCAGTGAATCAGCGGGGCCTGGCACATGGACAGATCTGCTCGCGGGCCCAGCCTCTAGGGGACATGGCCTTTGCCCCCAGGCCCGGGGAGGAGCTGCCCTTCTGGCCCAGCTCCCATCTCAGGTTCAGTCTTCTCCTCTTTAGACCTCACACAACAATGCTGCAGAGGCATTTTCTGTAG